The Cygnus olor isolate bCygOlo1 chromosome 10, bCygOlo1.pri.v2, whole genome shotgun sequence genomic interval GGGGACTCTGGGGATATGGGGCGTCCTAGGGACATGGGGAGATCCTGGGAATAGAGGGACTCTGGGGACGTGGGGGACTTTGGGGACGTGGTGGGACTCTGAACATGGTGAGAGAGTGGGGCACAGGAGACTCCGGATAGTCAGGAGATTCTGGGGACACAGTGAGACATAGGGACATGGGTGACATGAGCTGTAGCAGGATGCTGGGGACGTGGTGGGACTCAGGGGACGTGGGGCACCCTCTACCCACAGAGTCCTACCAGAGCATCGTGGCGGCAGCGCGGGACTCGCGGCAGGCAGAGGCGGTGGCCAACGGCACGGCGGGCGAGCTGAGCGGGGCGCGGGCCACGCGGCAGGCGGCCGAGCGGGTGCTGCGGCAGCGGGGCGATGCCTTCCGCCGCAGCATGGCCGCACAGCGGAAATCCCTGCGGGAGGCACAGAAACGGGTGTCGGGACTCAGCGTGGCCAGGATCAATGAGAAGGTGAGAGTGGGACACAGGGGGGAAAGGACACAGGGGGGAGACCCCCCCTCAGCCAGGTGGCACACCCAGAGGGGGGTCTCTCCCCATGCGACGTGCTCTGCCCACCCCACCTCCCCGTTTTGCACCCCTGCAGATCTGCGGGGCGCCCGGGGACCGGAGCTGCGCAGAATCCTCCTGTGGAGGAGCCCTGTGCCGGGACAGCGCGGGGACACGGCGCTGCGGGGGCACGGGGTGCACGGGGGCCTTGCCCGTGTCAGCTCGAGCCCTGAGCAGCGCCCGCAACACCTcgcagcagctggaggtggctCTGGGACAGCTGAGCGCTGTGGCACAGAAGGTAGGGGTGGTGCCCCTGTGCGCCCTCTGTGCCCTCGATGGGTCCCGTTGCCTGTTACACCCCCTCGCATGCCCCGTTCGTGTCCCCTCGCGTGTCCCCAGATGCAggaggtgcaggacctggcgcGTGGCGCCCGCAGCCGAGCGGAGGAGGCACTGGGGAGGTCACAAGCTGCCCGCAGCCACACAGAGAAGGCAACGGCGCAGCTGCGGGACTTCATCCGGCGCATCAAGGCCTTCCTGGCAGGTAGGGCCGGCACCGGGTGGGCACTGGGCACGGCGCAGGATGTTGTGCCTGCCCTGAGCCCACCCCGCTCCGGTGTCCCCACAGAGGAGGGAGCGGACCCAGGCAGCATTGAGCTGGTGGCCCGGCACGTGCTGAAcatctccctgcccagcagccccggccggatccaggagctgctgcaggagattCAGGAGAGCATCGGGCAGCTGGATGGAGTGGACGCAGTGCTGAACAGCACCGcgcaggggctggctgcagcaaaagagctgctggcacagggacAGGATGCCAGGTGAGTGGTGGGGACGTActggctgggcagggggctgggggctgtgaccCCGGCTCTGGCCAGGACTGGAGCTGCTGGTGTCCCTGCAGGGTGCGAGCGGAGGGCGTGAGGGACGAACTGGCGGGGACGCAGCGCGTGCTGCAGATGGCACAGGCGCAGGTGACGGTGGCAGGGAGCGCCCTGCAGAGCGCCAAGGACGCCATCCGGGCCGCCGAGAGCAGCGCCAGGGAGGTGAGGAGCAGCGGGGCTGTGGGAACACTGGGGGGATATTGGGGTCGGGGAGCCTGGgcatgctggggagcagggtgggCTTTGGGTGCATGGGGGGAATGGGGTCAGCGCTGTGGCACCTTGTGGGTAATGGGGTAGGTACATGGGGAGAGCAAGGCTGATGCCTGTAGGCACGGCAGCAGTAATGAGGCCAGTGCCACTGGTACCCTAGGGGCACGGGGTGATGCAGGGCTGGCGTTTCGGGCACGGCGTTTCGCGGTGCCCACCAGCAGCCCATGCCCGTGCCTGCCCAGGCGGAGCGCAAGCTGCAGGCGCTGCAGGGGAAGGAGTCACGGCTGCagcggcggctgcgggagctggtgCAGCGCGTCGCCGCCCTGCAGGAGCGGGGACAGGGCGCACGGCGCCTGGCCCAGGAAGCCAAGGAAGCGGCGCAGCGTGCCACCGCCACCTCGGGGACTCTGAGCCAGgtgagccccagccctgcaccggGCGGGTACGGGTGCGGGACGCTCAGCCTCACCGTGCCCCTGTGCTCCCAGGACCTGGAGCAGGTGACGCAGCGCTACGTGCTGCTGAAGGGCCGGGTGAGCGGGCTGGCCGGGGTGTCCGGCGGGGCCCTGCAGCGTGTGACACAGCTGACGGCGGAGGCCCGGGACCTCCTGGACAAGGccaacagcagcaagaagaaGCTGGAAGGTAAGGGGGCGACACGGGGCGGGCAGTTCCCCATCACCCAGACCCCGCTCGGTGCCCACCTTCCCTTGCACGTCTCCCCTCGTGCTCCCCGCATCCCACCCGGGATACCCCAGGACGTGTCCCCGTGGGtgagggtggcagggagggacagGGGGGTGCCGTCCGCGCTGCGCCCACGCTGCCTGTCCCCGCAGAGCTGGAGCGGCACTTCGGGGCCAACGAGCAGGCGATGACGGCCAAGGCGACGCAGCTGCAGGCGCTGGAGCGGCAGGTctcggggctgctgcaggagatcCAGGAGCGGGCCAACGCTTACGCCACCTGCTAGGGAGCTCCGCAGGgccgcgccgtgccgtgccgtgccttGCCGTGCCGCCGTCCCGGCCCCACGCGGGACACGGCCCCACGCCGCGTGGAAAGAGCCCGCGGGCGTCTGTAGCGCGGCTGCACCTGCAAATAAAGCCCTGAGCCCCGGCTGCCCGTGTCCGGCCCTTCGCTGCCCCTCGGCCGCCGcgcccccctcccaccccccccacgCCGCGGTCACGCGTGACCGAaccccccggcgccccccgcctCCGGCAGggcgggcacggccccggcccggccccgcgtgGGCCGCCCCTGCCGGGACCCGCCCCGCGCTGTCCGCGCAGCCCCGAGCGCTGCGCCCGCGGCCAACTTCGGAGAGGGGCGGCGGGACCCCCACGGGACCACCCCCCGGCACCCCACGGACCCCCCCCTCGGGTGCCacctgcccagctcccccccgcgcgctccccccccgccgccatgcgcgcccccgccgccttcctcctcctcctcctcctcctcctcgccccgcTGGTGGCCGGTGAGTGcgcgcccccccggcccgggaCCCTTCGGGACCCCCCCCGGTGCTggagcggggcccggcggcgggcgggggtcCGGTCCCGGCGGGGCATTTCCGGGCGGTCGCGGAAGGGGCCCCGGCAGGGCTGCGCTCCCGGCCCGGGAGCAGCCgggggaaggggacggggaaGGGGGGGACCCGGCCTCAGCCGCCCCCTGCCCACGCAGGGCCCGGGGGagccgcctccgccgccgcccccgaCGCCCCCCAGGGCTGCGCCCGAGGCAGCTGCTACCCGGCCACCGGGGACCTGCTGGTGGGGCGAGCCCAGCGGCTGAGCGCCTCGTCCACCTGCGGGCTGCGGCGACCCCAGCCCTACTGCATCGTCAGCCACCTCCAGGTGAGCGGCACGGGGACACGGGACAGGGGACGGGGTGGCTCGGGGTCGCCGCCAACCCCGTCCCACTCCGCTCGCAGGAGGAGAAGAAGTGCTTCGTCTGCGACTCGCGGCGCCCCTACGACGCCCGCAGCAACGCCGACAGCCACCGCATCGAGAACGTGGTCACCACCTTCGCCCCCCGCCCCAAGAAAGCCTGGTGGCAGTCGGAGAACGGTGAGCgcccggcgggggcggcggggcgtCCCTGGGGGGCTCCGCTTCCCGTCCTCCCACGCCGAGGAAGCCGTGACTCAGCCGGCAAGGACGCGCCCCTGCGCCACGGCCAGGCAGGGCGAGCCCCGGCTCCCGGGGTCCCCCCGGGGTCCCGCAGTCACGGGTGCCACCCCCCTGCAGGTGTGGAGCACGTCAGTATCCAGCTGGACCTGGAGGCTGAGTTCCACTTCACCCACCTCATCATGACCTTCAAggtgggtgccgggggggggacgggacgggacgggacgggaagGACCCCGCAGCCCGCGGGCGCCCGTCCCAGCTGCGTGCCTCGCAGACCTTCCGCCCCGCCGCCATGCTGGTGGAGCGCTCGGCCGACTTCGGGCGCAGCTGGAAGGTGTACCGCTACTTCGCCTACGACTGCGCCGCCGCCTTCCCCCACGTCCCCCGCGGGCCCCCGCGCCGCATCAACGACGTCGTCTGCGAGTCCCGCTACTCTGACATCGAGCCCTCCACCGAGGGGGAGGTGAGGCCCCGGCGGTGCCGGGGGACGGTTCGGGGATCCTGCCAGCCCCTCACCGCCCTTTTTCGCCCCGCAGGTGATCTACCGCGTGCTGGACCCTGCCATCCCCATCCGCGACCCCTACAGCCCTGCCATCCAGGGTGAGTCGCCAGCCCCGGCTCCCGCCTGTCTGCTCTATTTCGGGTGCCGCTATTTTGGCTGCTCTCCCCTTGCCCTGAGCCCCGCGGCGGGCTGGGGGATGGAGCCAGCCCACGGGGGCTGCAAGCTGGCCCTGGGGTGCTGGTGACAGTGTGACACTGCAGGGTGCCCAGCGAAGGGAGATGGGGGCGGCCATGCAggtgcccagcccagcaccaagcAGACGCACGGGACGGGGTTGGTAGCGGGCGGAGGAATCGGACCAGGCGCAGGACGCCGTGGGTTAATCATCCAGCCAGGGCTAAATTTAGGCTGCGAGCAAAAGGAGAGGAATCTGCAGGGCCGAGATGCTGGGAAGCTGCAGTCCCCGGGGAGCagtcctgccctgctgggaccCCGGCGCGTTGCGCACGGCGCGGCGACCGCGTGCACATGAGCCCCACGGCGCTCGGCCACGGGCAGCCCGGCGCAATGGCACGCAGGGGGCACGGGCAAGCGGAGCCGTGAGCAGCCCGGCCGCCCCGTGCCACCGCTGCCACCTGTCCTGCCCAGACCTGCTGCGCGTCACCAACCTGCGGGTGAACCTCACCAAGCTGCACAcgctgggggacgacctgctggacTCGCGGCGGGAGATCCGGGAGAAGTACTACTACGCGCTGTACGAGCTGGTGCTGCGCGGGAACTGCTTCTGCTACGGGCACGCCTCGGAGTGCGCCCCGCTCAGCGGGGCCCCCACCACCGCCGACGGCATGGTAAGTGAGCTGGCGGCCCTCGTACCCTGCCGGAGCGGGGCGGATGCGGTGCCCGGTCCCGCAGCCCCTCACCGCGGTGTTtcggcaggtgcacgggcgctGCGTCTGCAAGCACCACACGCAGGGCCTCAACTGCGAGCGCTGCGAGGACTTCTACCACGACCTGCCCTGGCGCCCGGCCGAGGGCTCCAGCACCAACGCCTGCCGCCGTGAGTGCCCCGCGCCGGTGCTGGCACCGCGGCACTCAGCCACCCTGTGCCCATGGGCTGGGAATGGGGTCCTGTGTGCTGTCGTGGGGGGTTTGGGGGCCCTGCATGTCTGCTTGGGGGTTTTGGCACCCCACGTACagtggtttgggtttggggaCTGGGGGCGCCGCGTGCCGTGCTGCAGGGTGGAGGattttggggctgggggtgccgcGTGCCATGCCGTGGTGTCGTCCCCGCAGGGTGCGACTGCAACGAGCACTCGCGGCGCTGCCACTTCGACATGGCTGTGTTCCTGGCCACGGGGAACACCAGCGGGGCCGTGTGCGACGGCTGCCAGCACAACACCATGGGCCGCCGCTGCCACCTCTGCAAGCCCTTCTACTACAAGGACCCCAGCAAGGACCTGCGGGACCCCGCCGTGTGCCGAGGTCGGagccgggctgcggggagggacCAGGGGTGCACGGGGCGGGACAATGCTGCACCTGGTCCCGGTGTCACGGGCGTGCGGGGTCGACACAAGGGGTCCGGGTGCTGACCCTGCCCGTGCCCCAGCCTGCGACTGCGACCCCGAGGGCTCCCTGGACGGGGGGCTGTGCGACGGCGCCGACGACCCGGCCCGGGGGCTGATCGCGGGGCAGTGCCGCTGCAAGGAGCACGTGCAGGGCCCCCGCTGCGACCGCTGCAAACCCGGCTTCTTCGGGCTCAGCGCTGCCAACCCGCAGGGCTGCCAGCGTACGTAccgctgccagggctggggctggccccagGGGCATGGGGGGGGCACCCGCTGGTGTCGAGCGCGTGGCTCGGCCCTGCTGGGTGCCACGGGGTCCCTGCGCAGGGTGCCGGTGTGACCCCCGCGGCACGGTGGCGGAGGGCGGTCGGTGCGATCCCATCAGCGGTGACTGCCTCTGCAAGCGGCTGGTGACCGGGCGCAACTGCGACCAGTGCCTGGTGAGTGGGGCCGTGCACGGAGCtcggagctgtgccaggggccATGCACGGTGCTCGGGGCCATGCCAGGGGCTGGGCACAGTGCTCAGGGCCGTGGCACCGCAGCCGGCCGCTTCCTGATGCCCTCGCTCTCTGCAGCCCGAGCACTGGGCTCTCAGCCACGATCTCCAGGGCTGCCGGCCCTGCGACTGCGACGTGGGAGGTGCTCGTGACAACCTGTGAGTTTTATCACGGCTGAGGGTGCGAGGGGTGTCCCAGCCGGCTCCGGGGGGCTGACGGTGCTGCCGGGGTGCCAGGTGTGCCATGGAGACGGGGCAGTGCCGGTGTCGCAGCCACGTGGTGGGCCGGCAGTGCGGGCAAGTGGAGCCTGGCTTCTACCACATCAACCTGGACCACTACACCTACGAGGCTGAGGATGCCCGGCTGCACCAGGTGAGGGGCAAAGCTGTCCCTGGTGGGGACGTGGGCTGAGCAGGGCACCAGGAGGGACATTTGCAGGGTCCCCAAGCCAGCAGATGCTGCTTGGCCCCATTGCCCCATCAGGCAGCAGCCGGGCTGTGCAGTGCCTGCGAGCCAAGGAGATTTTGGGGTCCCATCTCACGATGTCCATTACCCCAGGGCTCAGTGGTGGAGCGTGAGCCTCCCGCAGGCCGCCCGGCTTCGTggacagggacaggctttgCCCGCgtgcaggagggcagctggCTGGAGTTCCACGTGAGCGACGTGCCCTTCTCCATGGAGTACGACGTGGTCGTCCGCTACGAGCCCCAGGTGAGCCCTAGCCGGTGCATGTCCAAAGGAGCGGCTGTGGGGCTTTTGGTGCAGCGATTTCTGTCCCATTCTTTGCCGGCAGCACCCGGAGCCCTGGAAGGAGGTGCGGGTGAGGGTGCTGCGCCCCAGCCCTGTCTCCGCCAGCAGCCCGTGTGGGAACACCATCCCGGCTGATGACCAGCTCTCCACCAGCCTCCCGTCCGGCGCCAGGTGAGCGTCCCACCAGGGCTGTGTTGAgccggggctggcaggaggcaccCAGCTGCCCGGGCTTTGCTTTGCCCCCCCAGGTACGtggtgctgccccagcccaTCTGCCTGGAGCGGGGCGTCTCCTACACCCTGCgcctggagctgggctgtgccacAGCTCGGCAGGACTCCACCGCGAGCGTGCTCATCGATTCGGTGAGCGGGTCCGGGATGGGGCACAGCGCCCTTTGGGGGCATGGGGATGCTGTGCAGGGTGCCGCAAAGGATGCAGCATTAGGGGATGTGAGGAGAGACAAGGTGACATCCCGCTGACCCCCCCCAGCTGGTGCTCCTGCCCCGTTACTcctccctggagatgttcatcGCGGGTGACCCCGGCGCCATGGGACGCCGGGAGACCTTCGAGCGGTACCGCTGCGCTCAGCACTTCCACGCCGTGGGGCAGGCTCCCGTGGCcgagccctgctccagcctcctgcacagcctctcGGCCATCCTGCACGACGGGGCGCTGCGTGAGTACGGCCCTGCTCGCCCCGCGGCCCGCTGCAGTGGCCACCGCTCACCTGCTCTGTGCCCGCAGCCTGCCTCTGCGACCCCCAGGGCTCGCTCAGCGCCGAGTGCCGGCCCCAGGGCGGGCAGTGCCGCTGCAAGCCCAACGTCGTGGGACGGCGCTGCCACCGCTGCTCCCCAGGCACCTTTGGCTTCGGGCCCGGTGGGTGCCGAGGTGAGTGCCTGGGGCCATGCCCTGTGCTGAgcctgggtgctgagcagggggtgcggggagggggctccCTGCCTGCCGGCTTCCACAGCCTGGGGGCAGACTCTTGGGTGCCTTCCAGCCTGCCAGTGCAGCAGCGAGGGCTCGGTGAGCACCGTGTGCGACAGCACCACAGGGCAGTGTCCCTGCCGCGAGGGTGCCCATGGCTCGCGCTGCGACCGCTGCCAGCCGGGCCATTGGGGCTTCCCCGCCTGCCGGCCCTGCCAGTGCAACGGGCACGCCGAGGACTGCGACCCCCGGACGGGCAGCTGCCTGCGCTGCCGCGACCACACGGACGGCGAGAGGTGCCAGAGGTAAGCAGGGCGCCTGCCTGGaccagggctgggtgctgcaggcagccctggcCCCTGCTGACTGCCTGCCCCCAGGTGTGCTGACGGGCACTTCGGGAACCCGGCGCTTGGCTCCGGCCAGCACTGCCGTCCCTGCCCTTGCCCCGAGgggcccggcagcccccggcacTTCGCCGCCTCCTGCTACCAGGACGGGCGCTCCCGGCAGGTTGTCTGCCACTGCAGCCCTGGGTACACAGGTGGGTGCCCGCCACGGCACGCTCGGTGTCCCCGCCACTGTCCCCAGGCAGTGCCCAACGCTCTGTGCCCGCAGGTCCCCGCTGCGACGAGTGCGCGCCCGGGTACTACGGGGACCCGCTACAGCCCGGGGggcgctgcctgccctgccagtgCCACGATAACATCGACATGACGGATCCGGAGGCGTGCGACCGACGCACGGGACGCTGCCTGCGCTGCCTCTACAACACGGCAGGGCCCCACTGCGCCGAGTGCCAGCCCGGCTTCTATGGGGATGCCGCGCGGCACAGCTGCAGGCGTGAGCACACACAGCCGTGCTGAGCCCGGCCCATCCCGTCTCCtttgcccagccccagcactgctgtccCACCCCCACCCTTGTCCCCATCCTCACCTCGTGCCCGTTCCCATCCCCGTTGCCACCCATCGCCACTCTCACTGCCGCCTTGACTCCATCCCCATTTTGTCCTCATCCCATCCCCGTCCGACTTCTCTCCAtcctgccccatcccatcccgCCCCATCCCAGtctcctcccccttctcttcctatccccatccctgtccccactCTGCTTCCCTCTGGCTCCAGGTTGCTCCTGCAACGCGCTGGGCACCGACCCCAGCACCTGCGGGCCGCAGCACTGCCAGTGCGACAGGCAGAGCGGGCAGTGCCGCTGCCTGCCCCACGTGGAGGGCCAGGCCTGCGACCGCTGCAGC includes:
- the LOC121075374 gene encoding laminin subunit beta-2-like — protein: MRAPAAFLLLLLLLLAPLVAGPGGAASAAAPDAPQGCARGSCYPATGDLLVGRAQRLSASSTCGLRRPQPYCIVSHLQEEKKCFVCDSRRPYDARSNADSHRIENVVTTFAPRPKKAWWQSENGVEHVSIQLDLEAEFHFTHLIMTFKTFRPAAMLVERSADFGRSWKVYRYFAYDCAAAFPHVPRGPPRRINDVVCESRYSDIEPSTEGEVIYRVLDPAIPIRDPYSPAIQDLLRVTNLRVNLTKLHTLGDDLLDSRREIREKYYYALYELVLRGNCFCYGHASECAPLSGAPTTADGMVHGRCVCKHHTQGLNCERCEDFYHDLPWRPAEGSSTNACRRCDCNEHSRRCHFDMAVFLATGNTSGAVCDGCQHNTMGRRCHLCKPFYYKDPSKDLRDPAVCRACDCDPEGSLDGGLCDGADDPARGLIAGQCRCKEHVQGPRCDRCKPGFFGLSAANPQGCQRCRCDPRGTVAEGGRCDPISGDCLCKRLVTGRNCDQCLPEHWALSHDLQGCRPCDCDVGGARDNLCAMETGQCRCRSHVVGRQCGQVEPGFYHINLDHYTYEAEDARLHQGSVVEREPPAGRPASWTGTGFARVQEGSWLEFHVSDVPFSMEYDVVVRYEPQHPEPWKEVRVRVLRPSPVSASSPCGNTIPADDQLSTSLPSGARYVVLPQPICLERGVSYTLRLELGCATARQDSTASVLIDSLVLLPRYSSLEMFIAGDPGAMGRRETFERYRCAQHFHAVGQAPVAEPCSSLLHSLSAILHDGALPCLCDPQGSLSAECRPQGGQCRCKPNVVGRRCHRCSPGTFGFGPGGCRACQCSSEGSVSTVCDSTTGQCPCREGAHGSRCDRCQPGHWGFPACRPCQCNGHAEDCDPRTGSCLRCRDHTDGERCQRCADGHFGNPALGSGQHCRPCPCPEGPGSPRHFAASCYQDGRSRQVVCHCSPGYTGPRCDECAPGYYGDPLQPGGRCLPCQCHDNIDMTDPEACDRRTGRCLRCLYNTAGPHCAECQPGFYGDAARHSCRRCSCNALGTDPSTCGPQHCQCDRQSGQCRCLPHVEGQACDRCSPNFWNLGSGQGCEPCACHPQHALSPACNQFTGQCSCRPGFGGRTCADCQEQHWGDPRLQCRACDCDPRGIASAQCHRGSGHCDCRPGVSGVRCDQCARGFAGTFPACEPCHPCFGDWDRVVQDLAARTRALAQRVSLLQHTGAAGAFEGTFRRLEESLATVHAVVAARNATAATAAYLTHATEELRRQIGGATERLTRLEGELTASQDANFKASHVLGTVDRGARVLNHSLQELGQRLHTLKTSNFLGAFDSIRQSHRESQEAEQRADASTRAVPSPVSASAAMRRRTEQLLASRRDNFNRQNAANRRALTDLAARARELSLHPLNEKVCGAAGDVPCSESPCGGAGCRDEDGTRRCGGLSCGGAVSKADSALDRARHAQEELRRAAGEVAQLSHRVAEAKGKADEARQRAQAALDKANQTRARVELSNKELRELISHIKAFLSQEGADPESIEVVASRVLELSLPASPAQIHRLAEEIKARVRSLASVDAILEQTAGDVRQAGQLLQDAQRARLRAEGVRGTAEAVQQALEDAQRAQGTAKEALRSATADIQHSESTIGTMQAQAAGVEQQLAAAMERVGLLEGQTDALKVKRANNSLAATRAQEAASVARDRAGEAKQVLEGPLRDRYRAAQELVQHRAQGARQAGDRAQQLREEAAGLLEDAQGKLRKLQVLEKKYEQNEVVLDAKAAQLGELEARMREVLATINQQVQIYNTCQ